A section of the Balearica regulorum gibbericeps isolate bBalReg1 chromosome W, bBalReg1.pri, whole genome shotgun sequence genome encodes:
- the LOC142599194 gene encoding mitochondrial nicotinamide adenine dinucleotide transporter SLC25A51-like: MDSQDCVPTNSKQDISHHIKGSSGKHYLCGYCAAFTNIAVTFPIQKVLFRQQLYGLKTKDAVHQLQKDGIRNLYRGILPPLMQKTTTLALMFGFYEDFSSLLHSHTSAPELLTHSMAAVLAGTMEALLTPFERVQTLLQDYKHHDKFTNTYQAFKVLKVYGIREYYRGSVPILLRNGSSNILFFGLRGPIKQCLPEATSYSTHLVNDFICGGLLGAMLGSLFFPMNVVKVRMQSQIGGKFQSFSEVFVTIWLERDKKLMHLFRGAHLNYHRSVLSWGIINATYEFLIKLL; the protein is encoded by the coding sequence atggattcACAAGATTGTGTCCCAACAAATTCAAAGCAAGATATCAGCCATCACATAAAGGGTAGCTCTGGTAAACATTATCTTTGTGGCTATTGTGCAGCCTTCACCAATATAGCAGTCACCTTTCCCATCCAGAAGGTTCTCTTTCGACAACAGTTGTATGGCTTGAAAACAAAGGATGCAGTGCATCAGCTGCAGAAAGATGGAATTCGAAATCTCTATCGTGGAATCCTTCCTCCATTAATGCAAAAAACGACCACCCTGGCTCTAATGTTTGGCTTCTATGAAGATTTCTCCTCCTTGCTCCATAGTCACACAAGTGCACCAGAACTTCTCACTCACAGCATGGCAGCAGTGCTTGCAGGGACCATGGAAGCCCTTCTTACACCTTTTGAACGAGTCCAGACTTTGCTTCAGGACTACAAACATCATGACAAATTTACAAACACTTACCAGGCTTTCAAGGTACTAAAGGTCTATGGGATTAGAGAATATTATCGGGGTTCAGTGCCTATTCTGCTCCGGAATGGAAGCAGTAACATCCTCTTCTTTGGCTTACGAGGACCTATCAAACAGTGTCTCCCTGAAGCAACTTCTTATAGCACTCACTTGGTCAATGACTTTATCTGTGGAGGGCTGTTGGGTGCCATGCTGGGATCCTTATTTTTCCCAATGAATGTTGTAAAAGTTCGCATGCAATCTCAAATTGGTGGcaaatttcagtctttttcagaagtttttgtgACAATCTGGCTAGAACGtgataaaaaattaatgcatcTTTTCAGAGGAGCCCATCTGAATTACCATCGTTCTGTCCTGTCTTGGGGCATAATCAATGCAACATATGAATTCTTGATAAAGCTGTTATGA